From a single Osmerus eperlanus chromosome 8, fOsmEpe2.1, whole genome shotgun sequence genomic region:
- the ak9 gene encoding adenylate kinase 9, with translation MSSTDLPKTIMDGYVDNLIEDEAERALLLAKPTCFIIIGKPGVGKSTLARKLSQSWKCILVDDTELLNLHIQDRTEKGIELMNILNEGKSIPEDMMFQLILDRLKSQEVKHYGYVLSCLPSLSEEYLKIQDQIELIKNLKLTPDFIINIKCPDRDLIRRQTGQRQHPETGRVFLREQWDLVKKETTKKRSDAEEEEGEEEEEPLEEVEEEVERELQKEMIIKLVRTPEYFPKNAHQRILLYKDTMLRPLEDYMADHNPLYLFELDGNKTTEELFTSVLSRLESMAVRSAAVPIRLLQLEEEELPDEIDTEELLRTLASCKTVAPGFRWRRSRWCRACPVALKEGNIIKGKPEFSVGFLDKIYIMASKEALDKFMTNPRQYLLPPMPRPPCKVSVIGPPCSGKSTLCALLAQNYGAELLDLEALTEPVVTKLRQEMHEKVRQDVTQQAIEKIRAKMEMNATNGQMEVSPVISETAPEDSEMPLVTANHPEVKAIVEEALRGMEQNTATPSLDLYAEVLEKRIRQIEAADASSEIKRGWVLDNFPRNRAQLATIQEVHAGIMPDILFCLKDNDGKTVLTRLYERNKEEVHQAVILRLQREENERASDALRRQQIEAGVEPKAVDAQAKLAVVEEEVEGAAKPDSDHTETGPRTVSIKEEVVSLPAVLERGYPDGPEMDGFKQQLKLFVMDWEGMETSITGVYSVLEIAGKSPEELLNEMVLQMEKPFRYVGWELSGVDLDEEEEVIQALADLEKMEKVEEEQDQETEEDAASKRVMGDTRNFCPVALKERGVLVPCPDENAARYREKIFYFTSPETRDRFLNRPEEYVARTHLLQPPALRIFLLGTRGSGKTTHGKWLAEKLGIFYIQFRERLQEMILAKTQTRVPYSDEVEPPEEPPEELAGLLEQAEGRAPPSEDEEDTDTSDRKGVPHEEPAGEEVVLTDEEEAIKSYLFDGDPLPAEILEMVLPQFWDQEPYKSTGFILEGFPHNSDEFQFMGERQLFPDAAVVMAVEAADVAWRLLPPRLARWRERRGRHREQLRQVKELRRKIREDAITKRRAELVAEHSKQPSMKVTLSPIEDEDEDPEDFEEEGEDMEDEVEAMLLEEFPPEEDEDGDDEETEEAAAERLEVEIGERFESDDNNLNRIMDLLMENQIPRQTISAGRKPRIVRYQLLQKVQPLLSNREALFLKCQPLSYSLARKLIHFSYKYPTAYGCWDPVRFTEGDLIQPMQGPINTTYAVLLHQFIYFFASKETRNTFMVNPIKYLKQPKPNSSLPVKLAIVGPPKSGKTTVARMFASEYGLARLSIGDVMRMVLSSQGKTELAADMRGYLSQGLTVPDELAIQCLEVALMSLVCSTRGYVLDGFPLTRRQADLMEAHSIIPMRVVELQIDTVEVLKRALGDKMKPTRPHLTHGSPQILTIRNSSFKREVEAVRQYYQQHYQNWLVLDGNNSKWWVWNRVLEETRISMTHIHTYLENIQLGQAASIDRLCITPKELLSRLGEFSQYCPVSLALHRHLVDCSDITSLELAAEFRGHYYKMCSQEHLNLFLAMPEQFVIPGCPHPLPPPRMLPRKLTPSQVKGRFPQQVEMKGYCPVSFLDGRQRYEALVRGSMEHAVAYQERIYIFETEEKQVKFLRMPDTYWDQRLPDKLPPMSEPVHLTSLPMLGYLEQGVARAIIKGLTAVGCLKPKFPFLSVKRSSLLYLAFYLKAFNPNNSDYVRKKYKRKLASFEENCELISYLGSTMTREYKDPREQPIDFEFKLHRFLAFGDSPGTAAGVL, from the exons ATGTCGTCTACTGACCTGCCTAAAACCATCATGGATGGTTATGTGGACAACTTGATAGAGGATGAAGCTGAGAGGGCACTTCTCCTTGCCAAACCCACTTGCTTCATCATTATTGGGAAGCCG GGGGTTGGCAAATCTACTCTTGCCAGAAAACTGTCTCAGTCCTGGAAGTGTATCTTGGTTGATG ACACAGAACTACTGAATTTACACATCCAGGATCGTACAGAGAAAGGCATAGAG CTCATGAATATTCTGAACGAGGGGAAGAGTATTCCAGAGGATATGATGTTTCAGTTAATTCTTGACAGACTCAAATCGCAAGAGGTCAAGCACTACG GCTACGTGCTGAGCTGTCTGCCCTCCTTGTCAGAGGAGTACCTGAAGATCCAGGATCAGATTGAGCTTATAAAGAACCTGAAGCTGACCCCTGATTTCATCATCAACATCAAG TGTCCAGACAGAGACTTGATCCGCCGGCAGACTGGCCAGAGGCAGCACCCAGAGACAGGCCGGGTGTTCCTGAGAGAGCAGTGGGACCTGGTCAAGAAGGAAACCACCAAGAAGAGGAGTgatgctgaggaggaggagggggaggaggaagaggagccgctggaggaggtagaggaggag GTGGAGCGGGAACTTCAGAAGGAAATGATCATTAAGTTGGTGCGGACACCAGAATACTTTCCAAAAAACGCTCACCAAAGAATCCTGCTGTACAAGGACACCATGCTTAGACCCTTGGAG GACTACATGGCAGACCATAACCCCCTCTACCTGTTTGAGCTGGATGGAAATAAAACCACAGAAGAGCTCTTTACG TCTGTGCTGTCCCGTCTGGAGTCCATGGCGGTGAGGTCGGCGGCTGTTCCCATTCGCCTgctccagctggaggaggaggagctgcccGATGAGATTGACACG GAGGAGTTGTTGCGGACTCTGGCCTCCTGCAAGACGGTGGCCCCTGGGttcaggtggaggaggagccgcTGGTGCAGAGCCTGCCCTGTGGCACTGAAGGAGGGCAATATCATCAAGGGCAAGCCAGAGTTCTCTGTGGG CTTCCTGGATAAAATCTACATCATGGCTTCCAAGGAGGCATTGGACAAGTTCATGACCAACCCCCGGCAGTACCTCCTGCCACCCATGCCCAGGCCACCCTGCAAGGTGTCTGTGATCGGGCCCCCGTGCTCGGGGAAGAGCACGCTGTGCGCCCTGCTGGCCCAGAACTATGGAGCAGAGCTGTTGGACCTGGAGGCCCTGACGGAGCCTGTTGTAACCAAGCTCAGACAGGAAATGCATGAGAAGGTCAGACAAGATGTAACCCAGCAGGCCATAGAGAAGATCAGAGCCAAAATGGAGATGAATGCTACCAATGGCCAGA TGGAAGTGAGTCCCGTCATTAGCGAGACGGCGCCTGAGGATTCAG AAATGCCACTGGTGACAGCTAACCATCCGGAGGTGAAGGCCATCGTGGAGGAGGcactgagagggatggagcAAAATACAGCCACACCCTCTCTCGACCTGTATGCTGAGGTTCTAGAGAAGCGCATTAGACAG ATTGAAGCAGCAGATGCCAGTTCAGAGATCAAGAGAGGCTGGGTGCTGGACAACTTTCCAAGGAACAGGGCTCAGTTGGCCACCATACAGGAAGTCCACGCAGGGATCATGCCCGACATTCTTTTCTGCCTGAAGGACAACGACG GTAAGACAGTTCTGACGAGGCTGTACGAGCGGAACAAGGAGGAGGTGCACCAGGCTGTCATTCTCAGGCTCCAACgggaggagaacgagagagccAGTGATGCTTT ACGCAGACAGCAGATTGAGGCAGGGGTGGAGCCTAAGGCTGTGGATGCCCAGGCCAAGCTTGCTGTGGTGGAAGAGGAAGTTGAGG GCGCAGCCAAACCAGATTCTGATCACACAGAGACAGGCCCTCGCACTGTCAGCATCAAAGAGGAAG TGGTGAGTCTACCTGCAGTTTTGGAGAGGGGCTACCCTGATGGCCCAGAGATGGATGGCTTCAAGCAGCAGCTGAAGCTGTTTGTGATGGACTGGGAGGGTATGGAAACGTCTATCACAGGGGTTTACTCTGTACTGGAGATCGCTGGCAAGAGCCCAGAGGAGCTGCTCAATGAAATGGTCCTCCAGATGGAGA agCCTTTCAGGTACGTGGGCTGGGAGCTGTCTGGGGTCGAcctggatgaggaggaggaggtcatccAGGCCCTGGCTGACctggagaagatggagaaagttgaggaggagcaggaccagGAGACTGAA GAAGATGCCGCGTCTAAGAGAGTGATGGGGGACACCCGGAACTTCTGCCCCGTGGCCTTGAAGGAGAGGGGCGTGCTGGTGCCCTGTCCAGATGAAAACGCTGCCAGGTACCGGGAGAAGATCTTCTACTTCACCAGCCCTGAGACCCGAGACCGCTTCCTCAACCGTCCAGAGGAATACGTTGCCCGCACTCACCTACTCCAG CCTCCAGCTCTGAGGATCTTCCTTCTAGGAACCAGGGGGTCAGGGAAGACCACCCATGGCAAGTGGCTGGCAGAGAAGCTGGGCATCTTCTACATCCAGTTCCGGGAACGTCTCCAAGAGATGATCCTGGCCAAGACGCAGACCCGCGTGCCCTACTCTGACGAGGTGGAGCCCCCCGAGGAGCCCCCCGAGGAGCTGGCGGGCCTCCTGGAGCAGGCCGAGGGCCGGGCGCCCCCCtctgaggacgaggaggacacaGACACCTCTGACAGGAAGGGCGTCCCCCACGAGGAACCTGCTGGAGAG GAGGTGGTGCTGACAGATGAAGAGGAGGCCATCAAGTCTTACCTGTTTGATGGGGACCCTCTGCCAGCAGAGATCCTGGAGATGGTCCTGCCACAGTTCTGGGACCAGGAGCCTTACAA GTCTACTGGGTTCATCCTGGAGGGCTTCCCCCACAACAGCGACGAGTTCCAGTTCATGGGGGAGCGGCAGCTGTTCCCCGACGCCGCCGTGGTCATGGCGGTGGAGGCAGCGGACGTGGCCTGGCGCCTGCTCCCTCCCCGCCTCGCCAGGTGGAGAGAACGCCGCGGGCGGCACAGGGAGCAGCTCAGACAAGTCAAAGAGCTTCGGCGCAAAATACGG gaggaTGCCATCACCAAGAGAAGAGCAGAGCTTGTAGCAGAACACTCCAAACAGCCCTCCATGAAGGtgaccctctcccca ATCGAGGATGAGGACGAGGACCCGGAGGATttcgaggaggagggggaagacatggaggatgaggtggaggcCATGCTGCTGGAGGAGTTCCCcccggaggaggacgaggatgggGATGacgaggagacggaggaggcggccgcggagaggctggaggtggagataGGAGAACGCTTCGAGTCAGACGACAACAACCTGAACCGGATTatg GACTTGCTGATGGAGAACCAGATTCCCAGACAGACTATCAGCGCCGGCCGTAAGCCCAGGATTGTACGCTACCAGCTGCTCCAGAAGGTCCAGCCTCTGCTGTCAAACAGAGAAGCCCTGTTCCTGAAGTGCCAGCCCCTCAGCTACTCCCTGGCCCGCAAGCTGATCCATTTCTCCTACAAGTACCCCACCGCCTATGGCTGCTGGGACCCAGTCAGG TTCACAGAGGGAGACCTGATCCAGCCCATGCAGGGCCCCATTAACACCACCTACGCTGTCCTCCTGCACCAGTTCATCTACTTCTTCGCCTCCAAGGAGACTCGCAACACCTTCATGGTCAACCCCATCAAATACCTGAAGCAGCCCAAGCCCAACTCCTCCCTGCCCGTGAAACTGGCCATAGTAGGGCCCCCCAAGTCTGGAAAAACCACAG TGGCGAGGATGTTTGCCAGTGAGTACGGGCTGGCGCGCCTGTCGATCGGGGACGTGATGCGCATGGTGCTGAGCAGCCAGGGCAAGACGGAGCTGGCCGCCGACATGCGCGGCTACCTCTCACAGGGCCTCACCGTGCCAGACGAGCTGGCCATCCAGTGCCTGGAGGTGGCGCTCATGAGCCTGGTGTGCAGCACCCGAGG GTATGTGCTGGACGGCTTCCCTTTGACTCGCAGGCAGGCTGACCTGATGGAGGCTCACAGCATCATCCCCATGAGGGTGGTGGAGCTGCAGATAGACACAGTGGAGGTTCTCAAGAGAGCCCTGGGGGACAAGATGAAACCCACCAG GCCCCACCTGACGCATGGCAGCCCCCAGATCCTGACCATCCGCAACTCGAGCTtcaagagggaggtggaggccgtGAGGCAGTACTACCAGCAGCACTACCAGAACTGGTTGGTGCTGGACGGGAACAACAGCAAGTGGTGGGTGTGGAACAGAGTCCTGGAGGAGACCCGCATCAGCatgacacacatccacacctacCTGGAGAACATACAACTCG GTCAGGCTGCCAGCATTGACAGGCTGTGCATCACCCCCAAAGAGCTTCTGTCTCGTCTTGGGGAGTTCAGCCAGTACTGCCCCGTCAGCCTGGCCCTTCATCGCCATCTGGTGGACTGCTCCGACATAACATCCCTTGAGCTGGCCGCTGAATTCAGAGGACACTATTACAAGATGTGCTCACAAGAGCACTTAAAC CTCTTCCTGGCCATGCCAGAGCAGTTTGTGATCCCGGGCTGCCCtcaccctctgccccctccccgcATGCTGCCCAGGAAGCTGACACCCTCCCAGGTGAAGGGCAGGTTCCCCCAGCAGGTGGAGATGAAGGGAtactgccctgtctccttcctggACGGGAGGCAGAG GTATGAGGCGCTGGTCCGTGGAAGCATGGAACATGCTGTTGCATACCAGGAACGGATCTACATCTTTGAGACTGAGGAGAAACAAGTAAAGTTCCTAAG AATGCCTGATACTTACTGGGACCAAAGGCTGCCTGATAAGCTGCCCCCCATGAGTGAGCCTGTgcatctcacctccctccccatgCTGGGATACCTAGAACAG GGTGTTGCTAGAGCAATCATCAAAGGCCTGACTGCTGTTGGGTGTCTCAAACCCAAGTTCCCTTTCCTCAGTGTGAAGAGgtcgtctctcctctatctgGCCTTCTATTTGAAAG CCTTCAACCCCAACAACTCAGACTATGTCCGTAAAAAGTACAAGAGGAAGCTAGCATCGTTTGAGGAGAATTGCGAACTGATCTCTTACCTGGGGTCTACAATGACCAGGGAGTACAAGGACCCCAGGGAGCAGCCCATTGACTTTGAGTTCAAGCTGCACAGGTTCTTGGCATTTGGCGATTCACCTGGGACTGCTGCCGGTGTGCTATAG
- the ppil6 gene encoding probable inactive peptidyl-prolyl cis-trans isomerase-like 6 isoform X1 produces MTSKVHIEIVGLMKVHNFQIAKGIAEGLKLKFPNSFLDPTIQPLFECDWHAYLSNKKRELRGEIWQYSSHLMCFVNNGLLGDEKDLAGWAVKEWDFTFIRPHALYLALAEDFYSKHLRGTGHTFVYIDITIRGEAVGRLLFELYSDLCPKTCKNFQALCTGEEGLSNNDLLLTYKGSLFHRVVPNGWIQGGDILPLAKGTGGESIYGPTFEDESFAVSHSKRGILGMANKGPHSNGSQFYITLQPANWMDRKYVAFGEVIEGTEVLKKLEEVQTYNERPKQECKVLDCGVFEP; encoded by the exons ATGACTTCCAAAGTACATATAGAAATTGTCGGTTTGATGAAAGTTCATAATTTTCAAATCGCTAAGGGCATTGCTGAG GGACTGAAATTGAAGTTTCCCAACTCCTTCTTGGATCCAACTATTCAGCCATTATTTGAATGTGACTGGCATGCATATCTAAGCAATAAGAAAAGG GAACTGAGGGGGGAAATATGGCAGTACTCCAGCCACCTAATGTGTTTCGTAAACAACGGTCTCCTTGGTGATGAGAAGGATCTGGCTGGCTGGGCTGTGAAGGAGTGGGACTTTACCTTCATTCGACCACATGCTCTCTACCTGGCCCTCGCTGAGGACTTCTACTCCAAACACCTTCGTGGCACTGGG CACACCTTTGTTTACATAGACATTACCATCAGAGGGGAAGCAGTTGGAAGGTTACTATTTGAA TTGTACTCAGATCTCTGCCCAAAGACGTGTAAAAACTTCCAGGCTCTGTGCACTGGTGAGGAAGGCTTGTCAAATAATGATCTCTTGCTGACCTACAAGGGTTCATTGTTTCACAGAGTGGTGCCCAATGGCTGGATACAAGGGGGAG ATATTTTGCCATTAGCCAAAGGCACTGGTGGGGAGTCGATCTACGGACCCACATTTGAGG ATGAGAGTTTTGCGGTCTCCCATAGTAAACGAGGCATCTTGGGGATGGCCAACAAGGGTCCCCATAGCAACGGCTCCCAGTTCTACATAACCCTGCAGCCGGCCAATTGGATGGACAGGAAATATGTGGCTTTTGG TGAAGTGATAGAAGGCACAGAGGTTCTGAAGAAACTAGAGGAAGTCCAAACCTACAACGAGAGACCAAAGCAGGAGTGTAAGGTGCTCGACTGTGGAGTGTTTGAACCTTGA
- the ppil6 gene encoding probable inactive peptidyl-prolyl cis-trans isomerase-like 6 isoform X2: protein MTSKVHIEIVGLMKVHNFQIAKGIAEELRGEIWQYSSHLMCFVNNGLLGDEKDLAGWAVKEWDFTFIRPHALYLALAEDFYSKHLRGTGHTFVYIDITIRGEAVGRLLFELYSDLCPKTCKNFQALCTGEEGLSNNDLLLTYKGSLFHRVVPNGWIQGGDILPLAKGTGGESIYGPTFEDESFAVSHSKRGILGMANKGPHSNGSQFYITLQPANWMDRKYVAFGEVIEGTEVLKKLEEVQTYNERPKQECKVLDCGVFEP, encoded by the exons ATGACTTCCAAAGTACATATAGAAATTGTCGGTTTGATGAAAGTTCATAATTTTCAAATCGCTAAGGGCATTGCTGAG GAACTGAGGGGGGAAATATGGCAGTACTCCAGCCACCTAATGTGTTTCGTAAACAACGGTCTCCTTGGTGATGAGAAGGATCTGGCTGGCTGGGCTGTGAAGGAGTGGGACTTTACCTTCATTCGACCACATGCTCTCTACCTGGCCCTCGCTGAGGACTTCTACTCCAAACACCTTCGTGGCACTGGG CACACCTTTGTTTACATAGACATTACCATCAGAGGGGAAGCAGTTGGAAGGTTACTATTTGAA TTGTACTCAGATCTCTGCCCAAAGACGTGTAAAAACTTCCAGGCTCTGTGCACTGGTGAGGAAGGCTTGTCAAATAATGATCTCTTGCTGACCTACAAGGGTTCATTGTTTCACAGAGTGGTGCCCAATGGCTGGATACAAGGGGGAG ATATTTTGCCATTAGCCAAAGGCACTGGTGGGGAGTCGATCTACGGACCCACATTTGAGG ATGAGAGTTTTGCGGTCTCCCATAGTAAACGAGGCATCTTGGGGATGGCCAACAAGGGTCCCCATAGCAACGGCTCCCAGTTCTACATAACCCTGCAGCCGGCCAATTGGATGGACAGGAAATATGTGGCTTTTGG TGAAGTGATAGAAGGCACAGAGGTTCTGAAGAAACTAGAGGAAGTCCAAACCTACAACGAGAGACCAAAGCAGGAGTGTAAGGTGCTCGACTGTGGAGTGTTTGAACCTTGA